Proteins found in one Panicum hallii strain FIL2 chromosome 4, PHallii_v3.1, whole genome shotgun sequence genomic segment:
- the LOC112890397 gene encoding axoneme-associated protein mst101(3)-like yields MGPPQQLPQTQPLKATAKNSQQHQPAKNSHKADAENSQKHQPTKSSQKSSAAEKPAKSSQRKQKDVVGVGAADKKAAVEKNAAAKKKAGGVAAEKKASAALAEKAVASAVKKAAAGAVKKAAAAMASKKQHKKGA; encoded by the coding sequence AAGGCTACTGCTAAGAATTCTCAGCAGCACCAGCCAGCCAAAAACTCTCATAAGGCTgatgctgagaactcacaaaaGCATCAGCCAACCAAAAGCTCCCAGAAGTCATCTGCTGCTGAGAAGCCAGCCAAAAGCAGCCAGCGTAAGCAAAAAGATGTTGTTGGTGTTGGTGCTGCTGACAAGAAGGCTGCTGTTGAGAAGAATGCTGCTGCTAAGAAGAAGGCTGGTGGTGTTGCTGCAGAGAAGAAGGCTTCTGCTGCCCTTGCTGAGAAGGCTGTTGCTAGTGCTGTGAAGAAGGCTGCTGCTGGTGCTGTGAAGAAGGCTGCTGCTGCCATGGCATCCAAGAAACAACATAAGAAAGGTGCATAA